TTGCCTAACTGGCAACATCTATTGGAAACGCATCTTCCGCTCAACCCCGGTCAGATGACTACCTTCTTTGGAGGGATGATCGGCAGTGGTTACTGGCGAAAGTAGTACCTGGATACGAATAGAAGTCGGTTCATTCGTAACGCATGAAACTTCCTCAATTTTAATAGTACATTTGGAATTTCATCTTTACCACCCAATTTTATTAGCCTAATCATAGCCACTAGTTTCTAAACCAATTCCCATGTGGAAGTTTTACCTTGGCTCCTCGCTTCTGGCCTCCGTTTTTTGCACCGCCTGCCTGATAACGTCCGGATCTTTCCCGCGGCCTGTCAACCAAACCCGGCCCGATACACTGGCTTGGCCGAAAACGTTTGGATTTGGCAAACCAGTAACCACTCAACAGCTTACCCGCCTGGATACTGATGTTCGTCCGGACGGTAAAGGTCTACCCGCCGGAAGCGGTACCGCCCGGCAGGGGAAGCCCATTTATGCGGCAAAATGTGCAAGTTGCCACGGCCCAACCGGAGTGGAAGGCCCGAATGATCAGCTCGTCATTATCAAGGGGTTGACAGATCCAGCTGCCAAGGCAAAAAACAAAGTCATCGGCAATTACTGGCCTTATGCAACAACCGTTTTTGATTACATCAAACGGGCGATGCCGTTCAATCAGCCGGGCTCGCTGAGCGATCCGGAGGTCTACAGCCTGACGGCTTTTCTGCTGCACGCCAACGGCATAATCAAAGAAACCGATGTGATGAATGCCCAGACCTTGCCCAACATTCAAATGCCCAACCGCGGCTCGTTCGTTCCCGATGATCGACTGAGCACCCCGGCGGTTCGTTAACAAAAGCCGTATTCCAATGACTACTAACGATAAAGACGAAGCTTCCCAACCTTCTAAAAAGATTCACCGGCGCACTCTGCTGGGCGGAATGGCAACGGCTGCGGTGGTGCTGGCCCAGACGGCGCACGGCAAGGCATTCCAGGCAGGTATTTCCCGCTCCGAATGGGTCAGTCCCGAAGACCCCACGAAAGTTCTCGGTGTTCCGCCCGGCCTGGTCGGCACCCGGTCACCGCACGTCAGGCTGGCCAAATTGCCTTCAGAAATATCTTCTCGAACACCCTTACAGGATTTATTCGGCACCATTACCCCCTCAGACCTCCATTTTGAACGGCACCACAACGGCGTACCGGCCATCGATCCGGCCCGGTACGAACTGGTTATCCACGGTATGGTTGCCCGGCCGACGACGTTCACCCTGGCCGATCTTAAACGTTTCCCCTCGGTTTCGCGCATCTGTTTTCTGGAATGTTCGGGCAATTACCGTGGCCAGGATGATGGGAAAATCGCGCCCCAGCAAATCTGCGGGCTCACCAGCCAGAGTGAGTGGACTGGCGTTAAGCTTTCCACCTTGTTTCGGGAAGTGGGGGTTGATCCCAAATCAACCTGGTTTCTGGCCGAGGGCGGAGATTCGGCGGTCATGACCCGCAGCATTCCGACGAGCAAGGGTTGGGAGGACGCCATTCTGGCTTATGCTCAAAACGGCGAAGCCGTGCGTCCCGAGCAGGGCTACCCGGTCCGGTTGCTGCTTCCGGGCTGGGAAGGCAACGCCAACGTAAAATGGCTGCGACGCCTTGAATTATCCGACCAACCTTACCATACCCGGCAGGAAACGTCTAAATACACGGAAGCCATTGGTGGCGGGAAAATTCGTCAATTCAGTTTTGTGATGGACGCCCGGTCAATTATTACCTACCCGGCTTACCCGGCGAAAGTGGAAAAGGGATGGATCGAAATTCGGGGCATTGCCTGGAGCGGCCGGGGCAAGATTGCCAGGGTGGAAGTTAGCGTTAATGCGGGCAAAACCTGGCAAACCGCCGAACTCCAGGAACCGGTTCTGGACAAAGCCCACGTCGTTTTCCGGTACCTATGGCACTGGAACGGCCAGCCAACCGAAATCATGAGCCGGGCCGTGGATGAAACCGATTATACCCAGCCGACTTTAAAAGAACTGGTGGCTGCCCGGGGTGGAAATATGGGCTATCACCTCAACCCGATTACGGCCTGGTCCCTGCAACCGGATGGACAGGTGTTGTTTAAAGCCACCTGACGGGATTGAGGTTTCAGCCCGCCTAAAAAAGAAGCCCGGAAGCGATTTGCTTCCGGGCTTCAGTATGAATGCGTACCGATTATTTTACTTCTTCAAACGGTACATCCGAAACGTTATCCTGCTGACCGGCTGACTGACCATTCTGGCCGTTGTCCGGACCGCCCTGGCCGGCAAAACCGTCCGCCGGGTTGGGACCTTGTGCACCGCCCGTGGCGTTGTACAGTTCCTGCGAAGCGGCCGCCCAGGCAGCGTTCAGTTTTTCGATACCCGCATCGATTGAGGCTGCATCACGGCTG
This Larkinella insperata DNA region includes the following protein-coding sequences:
- a CDS encoding c-type cytochrome; this encodes MWKFYLGSSLLASVFCTACLITSGSFPRPVNQTRPDTLAWPKTFGFGKPVTTQQLTRLDTDVRPDGKGLPAGSGTARQGKPIYAAKCASCHGPTGVEGPNDQLVIIKGLTDPAAKAKNKVIGNYWPYATTVFDYIKRAMPFNQPGSLSDPEVYSLTAFLLHANGIIKETDVMNAQTLPNIQMPNRGSFVPDDRLSTPAVR
- the soxC gene encoding sulfite dehydrogenase; this encodes MTTNDKDEASQPSKKIHRRTLLGGMATAAVVLAQTAHGKAFQAGISRSEWVSPEDPTKVLGVPPGLVGTRSPHVRLAKLPSEISSRTPLQDLFGTITPSDLHFERHHNGVPAIDPARYELVIHGMVARPTTFTLADLKRFPSVSRICFLECSGNYRGQDDGKIAPQQICGLTSQSEWTGVKLSTLFREVGVDPKSTWFLAEGGDSAVMTRSIPTSKGWEDAILAYAQNGEAVRPEQGYPVRLLLPGWEGNANVKWLRRLELSDQPYHTRQETSKYTEAIGGGKIRQFSFVMDARSIITYPAYPAKVEKGWIEIRGIAWSGRGKIARVEVSVNAGKTWQTAELQEPVLDKAHVVFRYLWHWNGQPTEIMSRAVDETDYTQPTLKELVAARGGNMGYHLNPITAWSLQPDGQVLFKAT